A genomic region of Prosthecobacter algae contains the following coding sequences:
- a CDS encoding metallopeptidase family protein: MTDDRLDTLAAAVVRQTMRSLPESIREAAKGCVIEPVFMADCLAAGEAIEDDLLGLFEGNSLADPEPEFPGHLPRIRLFLDNLWDYAEGKPETYRDEVRVTLLHELGHYLGFDEEQVADLGLA, from the coding sequence ATGACGGATGACCGGCTCGATACCCTGGCTGCGGCAGTCGTGCGGCAGACCATGCGCAGCCTGCCTGAAAGCATTCGTGAGGCCGCCAAGGGCTGTGTGATTGAGCCTGTTTTCATGGCGGACTGCCTTGCTGCCGGGGAGGCCATCGAGGATGATCTGCTGGGCCTTTTTGAGGGAAACTCGCTGGCGGATCCTGAGCCGGAGTTTCCCGGGCATCTGCCGCGAATCCGGCTTTTTCTCGACAATCTTTGGGACTACGCAGAAGGCAAACCGGAAACATACCGGGACGAGGTGCGCGTGACCTTGCTGCATGAGCTGGGGCATTACCTGGGCTTTGATGAAGAGCAGGTTGCGGATCTGGGGCTGGCCTGA
- a CDS encoding DUF3341 domain-containing protein, which translates to MSTTLKRVHGFLAEFDSVQDLYHAAEHVRDAGYQRWDVHTPFPIHGMDAAMGVKRSKLPYFVFFGGLTGTCVAFTLQTLTQTTFWSDIGLGFLQTLAETYPTVVQAKPTHIWTLPAFFPVMFELTILFSAFTVLFGLLSMIGLPRLNHPLFVSKRFAKFSDDGFFVCIEARDPKFSQEGTKSFLEKLGGKNIELIEDDI; encoded by the coding sequence GTGAGCACCACCCTCAAAAGAGTACACGGCTTCCTCGCTGAATTCGACAGCGTTCAGGATCTCTATCATGCCGCCGAGCATGTCCGCGATGCTGGTTACCAGCGCTGGGATGTGCATACGCCCTTCCCGATTCACGGCATGGATGCCGCCATGGGCGTGAAGCGTTCCAAGCTGCCCTATTTCGTCTTCTTCGGCGGTCTGACCGGCACCTGCGTGGCCTTCACCCTGCAGACGCTGACCCAGACCACCTTCTGGTCGGACATCGGTCTCGGTTTCCTTCAGACTCTGGCTGAAACCTACCCCACGGTGGTGCAGGCCAAGCCGACTCACATCTGGACGCTGCCAGCGTTCTTCCCCGTGATGTTCGAGCTGACGATTCTGTTCTCCGCCTTCACCGTGCTGTTCGGCCTGCTCTCCATGATCGGCCTGCCACGTCTGAACCATCCTCTGTTCGTCTCTAAGCGTTTCGCCAAGTTCTCCGATGACGGCTTCTTTGTCTGCATCGAAGCCCGCGATCCGAAGTTCTCCCAGGAAGGCACGAAGTCTTTCCTCGAGAAGCTCGGTGGCAAGAACATCGAACTGATCGAAGACGACATTTAG
- a CDS encoding DUF2452 domain-containing protein — translation MAHDPIETDLAQTTPRGNFLHYPTSRLGAKIIPQDLTNFKSRGVSRVERELQQELIELREKYLQVIDSFNWNKLIYEAHFGFEPVIGEVYHLYAVEGKHHLSMIEPESWHQKWIGTFRLNADGRWQLEKVADDFDLRGWISTHVE, via the coding sequence ATGGCTCACGACCCAATCGAAACCGACCTCGCGCAAACCACCCCACGCGGAAATTTCCTGCATTACCCCACCTCAAGGCTGGGCGCAAAAATCATCCCGCAGGACCTCACCAATTTCAAAAGCCGGGGCGTCTCCCGGGTTGAGCGCGAGCTACAGCAGGAACTCATCGAACTGCGCGAAAAATATCTTCAGGTCATTGATTCCTTCAATTGGAACAAGCTCATCTACGAGGCCCATTTTGGTTTCGAGCCGGTGATTGGCGAGGTTTACCATCTTTACGCTGTGGAAGGAAAACACCACCTCAGCATGATCGAGCCTGAATCCTGGCATCAGAAATGGATCGGCACCTTTCGGCTCAATGCAGACGGTCGCTGGCAGTTGGAAAAAGTGGCGGATGACTTTGATTTGCGTGGATGGATCAGCACCCACGTGGAGTGA
- a CDS encoding valine--pyruvate transaminase, which produces MSTFSTIGQRLSGPCGIQELMDDLGEALSITPDMRMLGGGQPAAIPEVQALWRRQMQTMLEDGSLDRTLLNYDPPGGNPVFREAFATFLKRECGWDVTSENIAVMPSSQSAFFLLFNLLAGDTPTGKKRILFPLLPDYIGYANQALTEGQFTACRPIITPQGEREFKYHVDFEQLKITPDIAAMCVSCPTNPTGNVLTEAEFNQLRELARHHGIPLMIDNAYGHPFPDVIHGSFRPKWEPGMIFSISLSKVGLPGVRTSVVVADPAIVKALSNMNAIVSLANGNVGQALLGPLLKDDTLLRLGRETIRPFYKERSDFAKAALTHALGDSVPWALHAQEGAFFLWLWLKDLPITAAELYRRLKARKVLVIPGHYFAFGLEGEWKHPHECLRLTYSQPAHIVQEGLEILADEVKKLRGSN; this is translated from the coding sequence ATGTCCACCTTCTCCACCATCGGTCAGCGGCTTTCAGGCCCCTGTGGCATTCAAGAACTGATGGATGACCTAGGCGAGGCCCTCTCCATCACTCCAGACATGCGCATGCTGGGCGGGGGCCAGCCTGCCGCCATACCCGAGGTGCAGGCCTTGTGGCGCAGGCAGATGCAGACCATGTTGGAGGATGGCAGCCTGGACCGCACCCTGTTGAATTATGATCCTCCAGGTGGCAATCCCGTCTTTCGTGAGGCCTTTGCCACCTTTCTAAAACGCGAGTGCGGCTGGGACGTGACCAGCGAAAACATCGCTGTCATGCCCAGCAGCCAGAGCGCCTTTTTTCTGCTCTTCAATCTCTTGGCCGGTGACACCCCCACGGGGAAAAAACGCATCCTGTTCCCCCTGCTTCCAGACTACATCGGCTACGCCAACCAGGCCCTGACCGAAGGCCAGTTCACCGCCTGCCGTCCCATCATCACCCCACAGGGAGAGCGTGAGTTCAAATACCACGTGGATTTTGAGCAGCTCAAAATCACGCCGGATATCGCCGCCATGTGCGTCTCCTGCCCGACGAATCCAACAGGCAATGTCCTAACAGAGGCCGAGTTTAACCAATTGCGTGAACTCGCCCGGCATCATGGCATCCCCCTGATGATCGACAACGCCTACGGCCACCCCTTCCCAGATGTGATCCATGGCAGCTTCCGGCCGAAGTGGGAGCCAGGGATGATCTTCAGCATCAGCCTATCCAAAGTCGGCCTGCCCGGCGTGCGCACCTCTGTGGTGGTCGCCGATCCCGCCATCGTTAAAGCCCTGTCCAACATGAACGCCATCGTCTCCCTGGCGAATGGCAATGTCGGTCAAGCTCTGCTCGGGCCGTTGCTGAAGGACGACACCTTGCTGCGTTTGGGCCGCGAAACCATCCGCCCCTTTTACAAGGAACGGTCCGACTTTGCCAAAGCCGCCCTGACCCACGCCCTGGGAGATTCCGTCCCCTGGGCCCTGCACGCGCAGGAGGGCGCCTTCTTTCTTTGGCTCTGGCTCAAGGATCTGCCCATCACGGCTGCCGAACTCTATCGCCGACTCAAAGCCCGCAAGGTGCTCGTCATTCCCGGCCACTACTTTGCCTTTGGCTTGGAGGGTGAATGGAAGCATCCCCACGAATGCCTGCGACTCACCTACAGCCAGCCAGCCCACATCGTCCAAGAAGGCTTGGAGATCCTGGCCGACGAAGTGAAAAAACTACGCGGCTCAAACTGA